A stretch of Polypterus senegalus isolate Bchr_013 chromosome 3, ASM1683550v1, whole genome shotgun sequence DNA encodes these proteins:
- the zgc:85858 gene encoding stress-associated endoplasmic reticulum protein 1, producing MSAVQRMKVANEKHSKAISQRGNIQKSSRVDQEDKSPVGPWLLALFVFVVCGSAIFQIIQSIRQGM from the exons ATGTCGGCGGTCCAGAGGATGAAAGTTGCTAATGAAAAGCATAGCAAGGCCATCTCACAGCGAGGAAACATCCAGAAATCATCG CGTGTGGACCAAGAGGACAAGTCTCCTGTGGGACCCTGGCTATTGGCACTGTTTGTATTTGTAGTATGTGGATCAG ctATCTTCCAGATCATTCAGAGCATCCGTCAGGGAATGTGA